The following nucleotide sequence is from bacterium BMS3Abin11.
CTTCGATGGATGCTGTTTATGATGCCAGTCGTGAACTTGCCAATGCGGCCATCGAATCGATACTGCAGAAATGGTCATCAGATGTAAACAATGCCACCACCTATAAACTTACCATCGCCAGAATGGATTTCAACAGTCTGGAAAAACTGGAGAAACAAATTCGAAATATTTCTGGTGTCGATAACCTTTATCGACGGGCCTTCGAAGCAGGACAGGGACATTTTGATATTGAGTATCGCGGCACTGCTGATGATCTTATTAAGAAATTGACAAGCATCAAATCACCCAGCCTGTCGATTACTGGCATGAGCCAGCAAACCATCGAAGCAGTAGCGCAGTGAAAAAGCATGCCCTCGATTCTTGAATCATTTTTAATCCGCAGCATTCTTGCAGGCGCATTATTACCGCTTGCTGTAATGACTGGTAATGCGGCAGAAAAATCGAACCCGGCTCAACCTTTACTGGAAAAATTTGATAAAGGTTATATCAACTGGAAAAGTGGTGAATATATCGCCAATGTCAGCGCCCCTGTGCCGACTGAATACCGTGGAAAGGCTGTCAGTCAGGCGATGGGAAAAGAACTTGCCTTACGTGTCAGCCGGGCGCTTGCAGATAGCGTTTTTATACAGATTGTTGCTGATACGCGTGTTGATGCAAAACACCGTCTAAGCCAGCTGGTAAAAGGTGATGCTGAGATAAAACTTGTGGGAAATATTCGCGGCAAAGAACTCATTCAGCAGAAATGGGTAAACAGGATTAACAAACTCTGGCTGGAGGCTAGTTATCGCATATCCATGCACGGTGTTGATGGCGTAATTTCTCATATCTATGACCAGGCTATAGAAGCACGTCCGGTCAGGCACCCTGCCCCGGCCAAAGCTCCAGCTGGCACATCCGACAATAGTACTAGCCTCACACAGACAGTGGTCTACATCGATGCCAGAGGTACAGGACTGCAGCCGGCATTGTTTCCAGTCATTATGGATCAGTCTGGCGCCCCTTTGCTCGATCCGGCAGAGGCTGGTAAATCTTATATATCAGAAAACAGAGTACTTGAGTATGTGGTTGAAAGATCTGGCCAGTCTCTCTCTGCACTGCTCACCCGAGACGATGCCATTATTATCTCCGCTGTAAAATACCCTGCTTTCTCAATGACATGGATCATCAGTACCTCTTATGCTGAAGAACCGGCACCTGTCAGAAAAAGAAAAAAGCGCAGGGTCATGAAGGCCACTGAAGCGGAAGGCCTGCTGAAATCAAACATCATCGTTGGTAAAGAAGATGCTAAAAGACTGCGTCAGGCCCAGGCTAATGGTGAACTGAGTGCTCGTCCGCGCATCATCGTTATTACCGATGGGACGGTTGGCGGCACAGAGGGTAAGAGGATAAACCCAGGCAGATTATTAGCATTGCTCTCGCAAGAGAAAAAACGGAAATAGCGATATTTTTTAAAAAAATGATTTCAGTCATTGAACAAACAGAGCAATAAACAGCGCAGCATTTCTTTTCGCCTGCTGCTGGTGATCGTTGTCCCGCTAATTATTATTGGCCTCAATTCCACTGGCACACTCGAAAGATTAAGCCTGCTCGGTTATGACTGGCTATTCACACTGAGGGGTAAAACACCGGTCAACAATGCAATATTTCTCGTTAAACAGGATGAAGCCAGTACCGATTTCTATAATGTCCGCCTGTCCGACTGGCCGCGCAGCTATCATGCGCGTCTGGTAAGAAAACTTTCTGGAGCAGGGGCAGACCTGATCGTTTTTGACTACGATTTTTCCCGACCCACCACTATAGAAGAAGATACAGCATTTGCCCGTGCCATTGCGGACGCCGGTAATGTAATACTTGCAAACCGGCTGCTGCCCAGCGGTGAAATTGCACAGCCAATACCTGCCTTTACTGATGGAAGCCTGGGAGAAGGTTTTTTTGATACCGTGCTGGACAAGGATGGCTACTGGCGCCGTATGATCTATATGAATTTAACCAGGGATGGCTATGTCTATTTCTCACTGCCTATGGCTACCGTTGAAATCTATGAAGATTTTCCGGAAAACCAACGCACACTTGATGACCCAAATGCACTTGGCTGGGGGCTTCACAAACTTCCATTCCCTGATATGTTGATCAACTATTCAGGGCCTGATGGCAGCTATCCATCCATAAGCTATTATAAAATTCTTGAAAACGATTTCGACCCGTCACTAATTAAAGGGAAAATAATTCTTGTTGGTAACACACACCGTCTGGGCAAGGATTTTTTCTCTGTCCCTACCGACAAACGGATGTCCGGACTGGAGGTGCATGCCAATGCAATCGCAAGCATTCTTGATGATCGTTTCATTCGAACATTGTCGTTGCGGACACTAAATATACTTATACTCGCCGCAGGTTTAGCTGGTGGTATTATACTCTTTCTACGCAAACCCGAATTGCGAACCAACATTATTCTGATGGCCACCGGTAGCGGTGTAATTATTCTCAGTTCCTGGTATTTTTTTGTATCTCAATTTGTCTGGGTAGACCTGGTACCACTGCTGCTCGCTTTTCTTCTTAATATAATCATCGCTACCGCCTACCACTGGCAAATAAGCAGGCAGAGAGAAAAGGAAATACGAGGATTATTCGGACATTATGTTTCCAGAAATGTAGTTGATGCAATTCTGTCAGAAAACATTCAGGTCAAACTGGATGGTCACCGCACTGAAGTCACCATATTGTTCTCAGATATTCGCGGGTTTACGCCAATTTCCGAGGCTCTTGCACCGGCTGAACTCGGACAGCTACTCAACCTCTACTTTGATGAAATGATCGCCGCCGTTTTCAAATATGACGGTACGCTGGATAAATTGATGGGCGATGCTGTGATGGCATTCTTTGGTTCACCACTTGAAGTCACAGACCATCAGCGTCAGGCCTGCAAATGTGCTCAGGATATGATACAACGCCTCGAGAAACTGAATTTATCAGGCAAACTACCCCCAGGCGTTACCATTAAGATAGGAATTGGTTTGCACACGGGTGAAGCTATCGTTGGTAACCTTGGCTCCAGCGAGTTTGCAGACTACACAGTCATTGGCGATACTGTAAATCTGGCATCGCGCATTGAAGGACTCAACAAACGTTATGCGACAACGATAATTATCTCGGAAGATACTTATCAGTACGTAAAAGGTGACTATCTGTATCGTGAACTTGATACTGTACGGGTCAAGGGCAAAGAAGAACCAAAACGTATCTATGAGATGATGCTGGAAAATAGTTCAGTCAACAAACTCCTGGTTGAGCTCTATGAGGAAGCGCTTCAACTCTATCGGGACAAACAATGGGATGAAGCAATTACCTGCCTGCAACAAATATTGGATGATATTGGCAATGACGGGCCTTCACAGAGGTTAATCAAAGAATGTCAGCGCCTGGTATCACAAGCTGAAGATGAAAACTGGAGTTCTATTACCACCCTGGATGAAAAATGACTGAAAAGTTTGAACTCATTTGACTACTATGGGTCTACTCAATAGCATGTTGTGGGAGCATCGCTCGGCGTGATGCTTTGGGACGAAGGACACGGGATTAAAGACTAAGGAAAAAGGCATGAAAACACAGACTTCCGAGATGTTTATCTTTACTCTTTTATCCTTCATCTCGAGTCCTTCATCTTTTATCTAAAAAGAATCGCGCCGAGCGACGCTCCTACGAAATAATTGAAATGCATAAACAATAAAGAAGGAATCTAAAATGAATGGAGCAGAACTTTTCATCCGTTGTCTGGAAAACGAAGATGTTGAATATATCTATGGTATCCCCGGTGAGGAAAATATCGCCGTCATGGATGTGCTGCTGGATAGTTCAATCAACTTTATTACAACACGGCATGAACAGGGAGCCGCATTCATGGCGGATGTGCAGGGACGACTGTCTGGCAAGGCCGGGGTATGTCTGGCAACACTTGGGCCCGGTGCCACAAATTTGATCACTGGTTTTGCTGATGCCAACATGGATCATGCACCCATTGTTGGCATCGCAGGCCAGGGCGCAACCACCCGCCTGCATAAAGAAAGCCATCAAATACTGGATCTGGTTAACCTGTTTGAACCCATCTCCAAGTACAGCACACAGGCGCGTGAACCCGAGATTATTCCCGAAATTATACGCAAGGCATTCAAAGTCTCGCAGGCTGAAAAGCCTGGTGGTTGTTTTATTGACCTGCCGGAGAATATTGCAGGAGCAGAAGTAAACGGTAAAGAACCCCTCAAGGTACAAAGTGCCAAACCACCGACACCGCCTGAATCAAAAATGAAACAGGCTGCAGAACTCATTTCGAATGCCCGATTCCCGCTAATCATGGCCGGCAATGGCGTCATCCGCGGTAAGGCATCAGAGGACCTGATTGCATTCGCAGAAAAGCTTAATATTCCGGTCGCAACTACATTCATGGCAAAAGGTGCCATACCTTTTTCACATGAACTGTCACTCGGTGCTGTCGGCCTGCAGGCCAGCGACTATGTTTCCTGTGGCTTCGACCGGGCCGATGTAGTCATCTGCATCGGTTATGATATCGTCGAATACCGCCCTGAATTGTGGAATCATGATAAAAAATCCAGATTGATTCACATCGACCCTTCTGCTGCAGAGGTTGATGAATACTATATCGTAGAGTGCGGTGTCATCGGCAATATCTCACGTGCACTTAGCGGCATATCAGAACTCGCAACAGCTAAGCAGGAAAACAATGCTCAACATCTAAGACAAACAATAGTCGATATTATTTCTGCACATGCCGACAGCCAGTCCTTTCCGTTAAAACCACAGAAAATACTCTGGGATATACACCAGTCGCTTAATGCTGATGATATCGTTATCTCTGATGTTGGTGCACATAAAATGTGGATAGCGCGCATGTACCAGGCTGAAAAACCTAATACATGCATCATATCCAACGGTTTTGCCTCGATGGGAATAGCAGTTCCGGGCGCCCTGGCAGCTAAGCTGCTGCACCCGGAAAAAACCATCGTTGCGGTGACCGGTGATGCCGGTTTCATGATGAATTCACAGGAGATTGAAACAGCATTACGTATCGGGACTGCAATTGTCATTATCATCTGGACCGATAGCCAGTATGGCCTAATACGCTGGCATCAGATGCGAACCTTTGGCCGACCCAGCCATATCGATTTCAATAACCCGGACTTTACCAAATATGCGGAAAGCTTTGGTGCAAAAGGCTATCGCATTGAATCGGCGAAAGACCTTGTGCCAACAATAAAAAAGGCAATTGTGGATGACACGGTCGTCATCATTGATTGTCCTGTGGATTACTCCGAAAACATGAAGCTGACTGAACAACTTGGTGAACTGGTCTGCCCAATATAATGTTCCAATACCAGAAAAATACAGACCATTATTTATGCCCAATAAAAATCATAATCAAGTGCACTTTTTGTAGGTCCGAATTCATTCGGACTCAGTCTGTGCGAATGAATTCGCACCTACATACTGGAGAAGACAATGTCAGAAAATTATCCTGTAATGATTGCCGGTGCTAGCAGTAGCGGCACACTAGTAGTCACATCACCCTATGACGGCAATATCATTGGATCAGTCGAAATAGCCAATGCGGATGCCATAGAGATGGCACTGCAAACAGCCGACAGGCTCTATCGTGACAGGAATGGCTGGCTGAGCGGTGAGCAGCGTATAGCCGTACTTGAAAAAACTGCTGTCATTATGCAGGAACGCTTTGAATACCTGGCAGTCGAAGCCGCACGGGAAGGTGGAAAACCGTTAATTGACTCTCGCGTGGAAGTCACCCGTGCGATTGACGGTGTCCGAAATTGTGCGGATCTGTTACGCAATGAAACCGGGCGGGAGATTGCCATGGGTGTGAATCCCGCCTCTAGTGGACGGCTTGCCTTCACCCACCATGAAGCGATTGGTGTCGTCGTAGCCATCAGTGCCTTTAATCATCCACTAAACCTGATCGTCCACCAGGTCGGCCCGGCCGTAGCTTCCGGCTGTCCGGTAATAATCAAACCCGCCGGTGACACACCCTTATCGTGCATGCGCTTTATCTCCATACTACGGGAAGCAGGGTTACCGGAAGAATGGGCACAGGCCTGTGTGGTTGATGACAACACGACCGCAGAGAAACTTGCCAGTGATTCCCGCGTGGCTTTCTTCAGCTTCATCGGCAGCGCCAGAGTCGGCTGGATGTTACGTTCAAAACTGGCACCCGGTGCGAGATGTGCGCTGGAACACGGAGGCGTGGCACCCGTCATTATAGCCGAAGATGCAGATCTTGATGATGCCCTGCCGCTTATTGTCAAAGCCGGCTTCTACCATGCAGGGCAGGTCTGTGTATCTGTACAACGTGTTTATGCACTGGCTGACAACGCTGAACAGATTGCCTGCCGTATTGCCGATTTGGGTAATGCTATGACAGTGGGTGACCCTACATCAGAGACTGCTGAAATTGGCCCATTAATTCGCCCGGCTGAAGTTCAAAGGATTGATCAGTGGGTCAAAGAAGCCGTCTCAGATGGTGCCCGGCTACTAAGCGGCGGCAGTCCAATATCTGAAACATGTTACCCGGCAACAGTGCTACTCGATCCGCCTGATAAATCAACGATAAGCCAGAATGAAGTATTCGGCCCGGTCATCTGTGTCTATTCCTGTGATGACATGGATCAGGCTATGGAGCGCGCAAATGCACTCCCTTATTCTTTTCAGGCGGCAGTTTTCACAAAAAACCTTGATACCGCAATGTGGGCCTACAAAAGACTCGATGCGGCTGCAGTCATGGTTAACGATCACACCGCCTTTAGAGTTGACTGGATGCCTTTTGCCGGCAGGCGGGTTTCAGGTTACGGCACCGGCGGT
It contains:
- the safD gene encoding sulfoacetaldehyde dehydrogenase, yielding MSENYPVMIAGASSSGTLVVTSPYDGNIIGSVEIANADAIEMALQTADRLYRDRNGWLSGEQRIAVLEKTAVIMQERFEYLAVEAAREGGKPLIDSRVEVTRAIDGVRNCADLLRNETGREIAMGVNPASSGRLAFTHHEAIGVVVAISAFNHPLNLIVHQVGPAVASGCPVIIKPAGDTPLSCMRFISILREAGLPEEWAQACVVDDNTTAEKLASDSRVAFFSFIGSARVGWMLRSKLAPGARCALEHGGVAPVIIAEDADLDDALPLIVKAGFYHAGQVCVSVQRVYALADNAEQIACRIADLGNAMTVGDPTSETAEIGPLIRPAEVQRIDQWVKEAVSDGARLLSGGSPISETCYPATVLLDPPDKSTISQNEVFGPVICVYSCDDMDQAMERANALPYSFQAAVFTKNLDTAMWAYKRLDAAAVMVNDHTAFRVDWMPFAGRRVSGYGTGGIPYTYRDMTVEKLLVIRSGEI
- the alsS gene encoding acetolactate synthase; translated protein: MNGAELFIRCLENEDVEYIYGIPGEENIAVMDVLLDSSINFITTRHEQGAAFMADVQGRLSGKAGVCLATLGPGATNLITGFADANMDHAPIVGIAGQGATTRLHKESHQILDLVNLFEPISKYSTQAREPEIIPEIIRKAFKVSQAEKPGGCFIDLPENIAGAEVNGKEPLKVQSAKPPTPPESKMKQAAELISNARFPLIMAGNGVIRGKASEDLIAFAEKLNIPVATTFMAKGAIPFSHELSLGAVGLQASDYVSCGFDRADVVICIGYDIVEYRPELWNHDKKSRLIHIDPSAAEVDEYYIVECGVIGNISRALSGISELATAKQENNAQHLRQTIVDIISAHADSQSFPLKPQKILWDIHQSLNADDIVISDVGAHKMWIARMYQAEKPNTCIISNGFASMGIAVPGALAAKLLHPEKTIVAVTGDAGFMMNSQEIETALRIGTAIVIIIWTDSQYGLIRWHQMRTFGRPSHIDFNNPDFTKYAESFGAKGYRIESAKDLVPTIKKAIVDDTVVIIDCPVDYSENMKLTEQLGELVCPI
- the cyaA gene encoding adenylate cyclase 1; translated protein: MNKQSNKQRSISFRLLLVIVVPLIIIGLNSTGTLERLSLLGYDWLFTLRGKTPVNNAIFLVKQDEASTDFYNVRLSDWPRSYHARLVRKLSGAGADLIVFDYDFSRPTTIEEDTAFARAIADAGNVILANRLLPSGEIAQPIPAFTDGSLGEGFFDTVLDKDGYWRRMIYMNLTRDGYVYFSLPMATVEIYEDFPENQRTLDDPNALGWGLHKLPFPDMLINYSGPDGSYPSISYYKILENDFDPSLIKGKIILVGNTHRLGKDFFSVPTDKRMSGLEVHANAIASILDDRFIRTLSLRTLNILILAAGLAGGIILFLRKPELRTNIILMATGSGVIILSSWYFFVSQFVWVDLVPLLLAFLLNIIIATAYHWQISRQREKEIRGLFGHYVSRNVVDAILSENIQVKLDGHRTEVTILFSDIRGFTPISEALAPAELGQLLNLYFDEMIAAVFKYDGTLDKLMGDAVMAFFGSPLEVTDHQRQACKCAQDMIQRLEKLNLSGKLPPGVTIKIGIGLHTGEAIVGNLGSSEFADYTVIGDTVNLASRIEGLNKRYATTIIISEDTYQYVKGDYLYRELDTVRVKGKEEPKRIYEMMLENSSVNKLLVELYEEALQLYRDKQWDEAITCLQQILDDIGNDGPSQRLIKECQRLVSQAEDENWSSITTLDEK